The following are encoded in a window of Spodoptera frugiperda isolate SF20-4 chromosome 3, AGI-APGP_CSIRO_Sfru_2.0, whole genome shotgun sequence genomic DNA:
- the LOC118274063 gene encoding arrestin domain-containing protein 2 isoform X1, whose protein sequence is MACTINFNSDSTGSFYAGDIVTGTVILELKNEQKFQSIDLKVTGLCKAQWTRPMPTMPYIKIYSEKKKVLSLLMTDIFRDLSVGSVLPAGIHHYPFHFALPPDLPSTFDSSVAKITYTVKIQSKPAYKLRKLATFNVFANVNINHMEEYLMPTFNEFHKTFRNSGKFTICIKTYRAFAPRQTIPFEVTLVNEKKVKIRKIVISLIQKIKYSVHSGYADEERKMCKAEYRKFSLNIAELCFFNMEIPHIIPSTMDIEDPMVHISYIFRIQVIFPFHTSLQEDMSVIVATAPVLHYDFK, encoded by the exons ATGGCATGTACTATAAACTTTAATAGTGATTCCACGGGCAGTTTTTATGCGGGTGATATCGTGACTGGAACTGTTATTTTGGAATTGAAGAATGAACAAAAATTTCAAA gcATTGATTTAAAAGTAACGGGATTATGTAAAGCCCAGTGGACCAGACCTATGCCTACAATGCCGTACATAAAAATTTATTCGGAAAAGAAAAAAGTTCTTAGCTTGCTAATGACTGATATTTTCAGGGATTTGAGCGTTG GGAGCGTGCTGCCGGCCGGCATTCACCATTATCCATTTCACTTCGCATTACCTCCAGATTTACCGTCAACATTTGATAGTTCTGTTGCCAAAATAACTTACACagtaaaaatacaaagtaagCCAGCTTACAAACTCAGAAAATTAGCAACATTCAATGTATTTGCAAATGTTAATATAAACCACATGGAAGAATATTTG ATGCCGACATTCAACGAATTTCATAAAACGTTTAGGAATTCTGGAAAATTTACGATTTGCATTAAAACCTACAGGGCTTTTGCTCCTAGGCAAACTATTCCCTTTGAAGTAACATTAGTTAAtgagaaaaaagtaaaaattcgAAAAATCGTCATATCGTTAATTcag aaaataaaatacagcgTGCATTCAGGTTATGCTGATGAGGAGAGAAAAATGTGCAAGGCAGAATACAGAAAGTTTTCTCTAAAtatagctgagctatgtttCTTCAATATGGAGATCCCTCATATTATACCTTCTACTATGGATATTGAGGATCCCATGGTCCACATATCGTATATTTTTAGG attcaAGTTATTTTTCCATTCCACACTTCTCTACAGGAAGATATGTCAGTCATAGTGGCGACAGCACCCGTTTTACATtacgattttaaataa
- the LOC118274063 gene encoding arrestin domain-containing protein 5 isoform X2, whose protein sequence is MPTMPYIKIYSEKKKVLSLLMTDIFRDLSVGSVLPAGIHHYPFHFALPPDLPSTFDSSVAKITYTVKIQSKPAYKLRKLATFNVFANVNINHMEEYLMPTFNEFHKTFRNSGKFTICIKTYRAFAPRQTIPFEVTLVNEKKVKIRKIVISLIQKIKYSVHSGYADEERKMCKAEYRKFSLNIAELCFFNMEIPHIIPSTMDIEDPMVHISYIFRIQVIFPFHTSLQEDMSVIVATAPVLHYDFK, encoded by the exons ATGCCTACAATGCCGTACATAAAAATTTATTCGGAAAAGAAAAAAGTTCTTAGCTTGCTAATGACTGATATTTTCAGGGATTTGAGCGTTG GGAGCGTGCTGCCGGCCGGCATTCACCATTATCCATTTCACTTCGCATTACCTCCAGATTTACCGTCAACATTTGATAGTTCTGTTGCCAAAATAACTTACACagtaaaaatacaaagtaagCCAGCTTACAAACTCAGAAAATTAGCAACATTCAATGTATTTGCAAATGTTAATATAAACCACATGGAAGAATATTTG ATGCCGACATTCAACGAATTTCATAAAACGTTTAGGAATTCTGGAAAATTTACGATTTGCATTAAAACCTACAGGGCTTTTGCTCCTAGGCAAACTATTCCCTTTGAAGTAACATTAGTTAAtgagaaaaaagtaaaaattcgAAAAATCGTCATATCGTTAATTcag aaaataaaatacagcgTGCATTCAGGTTATGCTGATGAGGAGAGAAAAATGTGCAAGGCAGAATACAGAAAGTTTTCTCTAAAtatagctgagctatgtttCTTCAATATGGAGATCCCTCATATTATACCTTCTACTATGGATATTGAGGATCCCATGGTCCACATATCGTATATTTTTAGG attcaAGTTATTTTTCCATTCCACACTTCTCTACAGGAAGATATGTCAGTCATAGTGGCGACAGCACCCGTTTTACATtacgattttaaataa